In the Oceanithermus desulfurans genome, one interval contains:
- the ffh gene encoding signal recognition particle protein, producing MFENLSRRLQQTLDGLRGRGRIGEADLKKVMREIRMSLLEADVNFEVAKAFTKRVQEKALGQKVYESLTPAEQIYTIVYDELRELLGSEPKQPELKHEGNVWFLVGLQGTGKTTAAGKLARLYKSKGRRPLLVAADTQRPAARDQLRILAEQVGVPVLEVQNGEKPAETARRLREHLAGDYRDLVIVDTAGRLQIDEALMDELAELKEVLEPTETLLVVDAMMGQEALGVSRTFDERIGVSGLVLTKLDGDARGGAALSARYVTDKPIYFGGTSEKLDGLEPFYPDRLAQRILGMGDIQTLMERAQAAELEEPDKAPHEFDLNDLLAQMKQIQKMGSMTELMKMIPGLSRALPQDFQLDPKATKHLEAIIQSMTPAERRNPRILNASRRRRIAKGSGTSVQEINRLIKTFEETKGMMKTLAKSPRKRRGFFGRR from the coding sequence ATGTTCGAGAACCTGAGTCGCAGACTACAACAAACGCTCGACGGCCTGCGCGGCCGCGGGCGCATCGGCGAGGCCGACCTCAAGAAGGTCATGCGCGAGATCCGCATGAGCCTGCTCGAGGCCGACGTGAACTTCGAGGTCGCCAAGGCCTTCACCAAGCGCGTCCAGGAGAAGGCGCTGGGGCAGAAGGTCTACGAGTCGCTCACCCCGGCCGAACAGATCTACACCATCGTCTACGACGAGCTGCGCGAGCTCTTGGGTTCCGAGCCGAAGCAGCCCGAGCTGAAGCACGAGGGCAACGTCTGGTTCCTGGTCGGTCTCCAGGGCACCGGTAAGACGACGGCCGCCGGCAAGCTGGCCCGGCTCTACAAGAGCAAGGGCCGCCGACCTCTGCTGGTGGCCGCCGACACTCAGCGGCCGGCCGCGCGCGACCAGCTGCGCATCCTCGCCGAGCAGGTGGGGGTGCCGGTGCTGGAGGTGCAAAACGGCGAGAAGCCGGCCGAGACCGCGCGCCGCCTGCGCGAGCACCTGGCCGGGGACTACCGTGACCTGGTCATCGTCGACACCGCGGGCCGCTTGCAGATCGACGAGGCCTTGATGGACGAGCTGGCGGAGCTGAAGGAGGTGCTCGAGCCCACCGAGACGCTGCTCGTCGTCGACGCCATGATGGGGCAGGAGGCCCTGGGCGTCTCCCGCACCTTCGACGAGCGCATCGGCGTGAGCGGCCTCGTCCTCACCAAGCTCGACGGCGACGCCCGCGGCGGCGCGGCGCTCAGCGCCCGCTACGTCACCGACAAGCCCATCTACTTCGGCGGCACCTCCGAGAAGCTCGACGGCCTCGAGCCCTTCTACCCCGACCGGCTGGCGCAGCGCATCCTCGGTATGGGCGACATCCAGACGCTGATGGAGCGCGCCCAGGCCGCCGAGCTGGAAGAGCCCGACAAGGCCCCGCACGAGTTCGACCTCAACGACCTGCTCGCCCAGATGAAGCAGATCCAGAAGATGGGCTCGATGACCGAGCTCATGAAGATGATCCCCGGGCTCAGCCGCGCCCTACCGCAAGATTTCCAGCTCGATCCCAAGGCCACCAAGCACCTGGAGGCCATCATCCAGTCCATGACCCCCGCGGAGCGCAGGAACCCGCGGATCCTCAACGCCTCGCGTCGGCGCCGCATCGCCAAGGGCAGCGGCACCAGCGTGCAGGAGATCAACCGGCTCATCAAGACCTTCGAGGAGACGAAGGGCATGATGAAAACGCTCGCCAAGAG
- a CDS encoding inorganic diphosphatase, with protein MKLTVVIEWPKGSHERWEWKGGGFVRTLEGLAAPVNYGFLPGLVNPADGEEVDAVVLGPPLRARTRSTARLTGLVRLADGDHKLVLTPDEGRYPEDETALLAWFEPERGARLESADAAARWLTELTHPT; from the coding sequence ATGAAGCTGACCGTCGTGATCGAATGGCCCAAGGGGAGCCACGAGCGTTGGGAGTGGAAGGGCGGCGGCTTCGTGCGCACGCTCGAAGGCCTCGCCGCCCCGGTCAACTACGGCTTTCTCCCGGGCCTCGTCAACCCCGCCGACGGCGAGGAGGTGGACGCGGTGGTGCTCGGGCCTCCGCTCCGCGCCCGTACCCGTTCGACGGCCCGGCTCACCGGCCTCGTGCGCCTTGCCGACGGCGACCACAAGCTCGTGCTCACCCCGGACGAGGGGCGGTATCCCGAGGACGAGACCGCTTTGCTGGCCTGGTTCGAACCCGAGCGCGGCGCCCGTCTGGAAAGTGCGGACGCCGCAGCGCGCTGGCTCACCGAGCTTACTCACCCAACCTGA
- the mgtE gene encoding magnesium transporter yields the protein MRENLFDSLTRALQKGDVALVQALGDKIHPQEILEHWDDLPGEHQYVLLTYLDAEAAAQIFSELDPEDQAEFLETLPPWRVRQILEELDPDDLTDALQAVEEEDPALARQLKEWLDPKTRAEVEALSAYDEDDAGGLMTPEYVAVRAGMTVDEVLQFLRRAAPDAETVYYLYVLDDEGHLVGVLSLRDLIVADPSMRVAEIMNPDVIHVTTGTDQEEVARVMADYDLTVVPVTDDAGRLVGIVTIDDVIDVLEEEATEDIHRLGAVDAPELVYSRSSAWELWSARARWLVILIVTGMFTSTILAGFSSVLEATTALAFYIPVLLGTGGNTGNQSSTLIVRALATRDIDLSDWPHVLFKELGVGVLLGLTLSALIALKVALDGFLGVTPVVALALFLLVIVANLAGALLPIALEKLGLDPALISNPLIATISDVSGLVIYLSVARVLLGTG from the coding sequence GTGCGCGAAAACTTGTTCGACTCCCTGACCCGCGCCTTGCAAAAAGGGGACGTGGCCCTCGTGCAGGCGCTGGGCGACAAGATCCACCCGCAGGAGATCCTGGAGCACTGGGACGACCTTCCGGGCGAGCACCAGTACGTCCTGCTCACCTATCTGGACGCCGAGGCCGCCGCGCAGATCTTCAGCGAGCTGGACCCCGAGGACCAGGCGGAGTTTCTGGAAACGCTGCCGCCCTGGCGGGTGCGCCAGATCCTCGAAGAGCTCGACCCCGACGACCTGACCGACGCCCTCCAGGCGGTCGAGGAAGAAGACCCGGCCCTGGCGCGCCAGCTCAAGGAGTGGCTCGACCCCAAGACCCGGGCCGAGGTCGAAGCGCTTTCCGCCTACGACGAGGACGACGCCGGCGGTCTGATGACCCCGGAGTACGTCGCGGTCCGGGCGGGCATGACCGTGGACGAGGTCCTCCAGTTCCTCCGCCGCGCCGCGCCCGACGCCGAGACCGTCTACTACCTCTACGTCCTCGACGACGAGGGGCACCTGGTGGGCGTGCTCAGCCTGCGCGACCTGATCGTGGCCGATCCCTCGATGCGGGTGGCCGAGATCATGAACCCCGACGTCATCCACGTGACCACCGGGACCGACCAGGAGGAGGTGGCGCGGGTGATGGCCGACTACGACCTCACCGTCGTCCCCGTCACCGACGACGCGGGCCGGCTCGTGGGCATCGTGACCATCGACGACGTCATCGACGTGCTCGAGGAAGAGGCCACCGAAGACATCCACCGCCTGGGCGCGGTCGACGCACCCGAGCTGGTCTACAGCCGTTCGAGCGCCTGGGAGCTGTGGAGCGCGCGGGCGCGTTGGCTGGTGATTCTGATCGTCACCGGGATGTTCACCTCGACGATCCTGGCGGGCTTCTCGTCGGTGCTCGAGGCCACCACGGCGCTGGCCTTCTACATCCCGGTGCTCCTCGGCACCGGAGGCAACACCGGCAACCAGTCGTCTACGCTGATCGTGCGCGCCCTGGCGACCCGCGACATCGACCTGAGCGACTGGCCCCACGTCCTCTTCAAAGAGCTGGGCGTCGGCGTCCTGCTGGGCCTCACCCTTTCGGCCCTGATCGCCCTCAAGGTGGCGCTCGACGGCTTTCTCGGGGTCACCCCGGTCGTGGCGCTCGCGCTCTTCCTGCTCGTCATCGTCGCCAACCTCGCGGGCGCGCTGCTGCCCATCGCGCTGGAAAAGCTGGGGCTGGACCCCGCCCTCATCTCGAACCCGCTCATCGCGACCATCTCCGACGTCTCGGGGCTGGTCATCTACCTGAGCGTGGCGCGCGTCCTCCTGGGAACCGGATGA
- a CDS encoding hydroxymethylglutaryl-CoA lyase, which produces MAEPVTYVECPRDAWQGFGRTIPTAEKAAFLRRLLDAGFDHLDLASFVSPKWVPQMADSEEVLRLLPPPAGRDYLAIVANERGMERALAAENLTSVGYPFSISETFQQKNTRRSIEDSWPLVERMLELARGGGLELVVYVSMGFGNPYGDPWSAEMVVDFVGRLRALGVRRIAIADTYGVAGPERIHEVLAAVAAAHGAAGLGAHLHSRPDPDEVRAKVDAVLEAGVRWLEGALGGIGGCPFAGDELVGNLPTEAVLLYLAERGFTTGVDTGALDRLSREANRLRTRYAG; this is translated from the coding sequence ATGGCCGAGCCCGTGACCTACGTCGAGTGCCCCCGGGACGCCTGGCAGGGCTTCGGGCGAACGATCCCGACCGCAGAGAAGGCCGCGTTCCTGCGCCGGTTGCTGGACGCGGGCTTCGACCACCTGGACCTGGCCAGCTTCGTCTCGCCCAAGTGGGTGCCGCAGATGGCCGACTCCGAAGAGGTTCTTAGGCTGCTGCCGCCGCCGGCCGGGCGCGACTACCTGGCCATCGTCGCCAACGAGCGGGGGATGGAGCGGGCGCTGGCGGCGGAGAACCTGACCTCGGTGGGCTACCCCTTCTCGATCAGCGAGACCTTCCAGCAGAAGAACACCCGGCGTTCCATTGAAGATTCCTGGCCGCTGGTGGAGCGGATGCTCGAGCTCGCGCGCGGCGGCGGGCTGGAGCTGGTGGTCTACGTCTCCATGGGCTTCGGCAACCCCTACGGCGACCCCTGGAGCGCGGAGATGGTGGTCGACTTCGTCGGCCGCCTGCGGGCGCTCGGCGTGCGTCGCATCGCCATCGCCGACACCTACGGGGTGGCCGGACCCGAGCGCATCCACGAGGTGCTGGCGGCGGTGGCCGCTGCCCACGGCGCCGCCGGCCTGGGGGCCCACCTGCACAGCCGGCCCGATCCGGACGAGGTGCGGGCCAAGGTGGACGCGGTGCTGGAGGCGGGGGTGCGCTGGCTCGAGGGAGCGCTGGGCGGCATCGGCGGCTGCCCCTTCGCCGGCGACGAGCTGGTGGGTAACCTGCCCACCGAGGCGGTGCTGCTCTACCTGGCCGAACGCGGGTTCACCACGGGCGTGGACACGGGCGCCCTCGACCGCTTGTCCCGGGAGGCCAACCGCTTGCGCACCCGCTACGCCGGATAG
- a CDS encoding valine--tRNA ligase, with the protein MKELSKAYDPHQVEPRWAERWAERPFVADPHSGKPPFVIVMPPPNVTGVLHMGHALDNALQDALIRYKRLRGYEAVWLPGTDHAGIATQVVVERLLAKEGQSRHELGREKFLERVWRWREESGGQILEQLKRLGASADWSRLAFTMDETRSRAVRYAFVRYHHEGLIYRGERLLNWCPRCETTLSDLEVNNTPTQGTLYTIAYPLEGGGEIRIATVRPETIFADVAIAVHPEDERYKDLIGKKARIPLTEIWIPVIADEAVEREFGTGALKITPAHDPTDYEIGHRHGLPEPSVIDLEGKLVSERVPERFRGLDRFEARKAVARALEEEGYLRATEPYQIALATCDRCGTAVEYALFPQWWLKMKPLADEVLPKLKEGDIRFYPERWRKVNIDWFENIRDWNISRQLWWGHQIPAWYCPEGHVTVPELETFDEDPKVCATCGSPELERDPDVLDTWFSSALWPLSTLGWPEDTEDYRAFYPTSVLVTGYDILFLWVSRMEVSGYHFDGRRPFEAVMLHGLVLDEKGKKMSKSKGNVVDPLELVEAYGADALRFALIHLATGGQDIRFDRRWVEMGRNFANKLWNAARFVFMNREGFEAKADAPTLADRWMAARLREGIRNITQLYDAYDLALASREVYQLVWSEFCDWYIEAAKPALRSGNAATLRGLETALEALLKLLHPFMPFVTSEIYTALKQDPEAELALAEWPAAEAFAADPEALAAFKVLQDAVTATRSLRAELGLPPQQELTVHAEGPGAAVLLENADFFRFLARAEVQQGRPQKAVSAVTPQVTVWLELEGLVDVAAWKQKQQKKAAELERRIAGLEKKLANPGFTERAPAEVVERERRNLEEAHNQLERIRQVLARF; encoded by the coding sequence ATGAAGGAACTGTCCAAAGCCTACGATCCCCACCAGGTCGAGCCCCGCTGGGCCGAACGCTGGGCCGAGCGGCCCTTCGTCGCCGACCCGCACAGCGGCAAGCCCCCCTTCGTCATCGTTATGCCGCCGCCCAACGTGACCGGCGTGCTGCACATGGGCCACGCCCTCGACAACGCCCTGCAGGACGCGCTGATTCGCTACAAGCGGCTGCGCGGTTACGAGGCCGTCTGGCTTCCCGGCACCGACCACGCCGGCATCGCCACCCAGGTGGTGGTCGAACGGCTGCTCGCCAAGGAAGGCCAGAGCCGCCACGAGCTGGGGCGCGAGAAGTTCTTGGAGCGCGTCTGGCGGTGGCGCGAGGAGTCGGGCGGGCAGATTCTGGAGCAGCTCAAACGGCTGGGGGCCAGCGCCGACTGGAGCCGCCTCGCCTTCACCATGGACGAGACCCGCAGCCGCGCGGTGCGCTACGCCTTCGTCCGCTACCACCACGAGGGGCTGATCTACCGCGGCGAACGGCTGCTCAACTGGTGCCCCCGCTGCGAGACGACGCTCTCGGACCTCGAGGTCAACAACACCCCCACCCAGGGCACCCTCTACACCATCGCCTACCCGCTCGAGGGCGGCGGCGAGATCCGCATCGCCACGGTGCGCCCGGAGACGATCTTCGCCGACGTGGCCATCGCCGTCCACCCCGAAGACGAACGCTACAAGGACCTGATCGGCAAGAAGGCGCGCATCCCGCTGACCGAGATCTGGATTCCCGTCATCGCCGACGAAGCGGTGGAGCGCGAGTTCGGCACCGGGGCCCTCAAGATCACCCCGGCGCACGACCCCACCGACTACGAGATCGGGCATCGGCACGGCCTGCCCGAGCCCAGCGTGATCGACCTGGAGGGGAAGCTGGTCAGCGAACGGGTTCCCGAGCGCTTCCGCGGCCTGGACCGCTTTGAAGCGCGGAAGGCGGTGGCGCGGGCGCTCGAGGAAGAAGGCTACCTGCGCGCGACCGAGCCCTACCAGATCGCGCTGGCCACCTGCGACCGCTGCGGCACCGCGGTCGAGTACGCCCTCTTCCCGCAGTGGTGGCTCAAGATGAAACCGCTGGCGGACGAGGTGCTGCCCAAGCTGAAGGAAGGCGACATCCGGTTCTACCCGGAGCGCTGGCGCAAGGTCAACATCGACTGGTTCGAGAACATCCGCGACTGGAACATCAGCCGCCAGCTCTGGTGGGGCCACCAGATCCCCGCCTGGTACTGCCCCGAGGGGCACGTCACCGTGCCGGAGCTGGAAACCTTCGACGAGGACCCCAAGGTCTGCGCCACCTGCGGCAGCCCCGAGCTCGAGCGCGACCCCGACGTGCTCGACACCTGGTTCTCCTCGGCGCTGTGGCCGCTCTCGACGCTGGGCTGGCCCGAGGACACCGAGGACTACCGCGCCTTCTACCCCACCAGCGTGCTGGTCACCGGCTACGACATCCTCTTCCTCTGGGTCAGCCGCATGGAGGTCTCGGGCTACCACTTCGACGGCCGCCGCCCCTTCGAGGCGGTGATGCTCCACGGCCTGGTACTCGACGAGAAGGGCAAGAAGATGTCGAAGTCGAAGGGCAACGTGGTGGACCCGCTCGAGCTGGTGGAGGCCTACGGCGCCGACGCGCTGCGCTTCGCCCTGATTCACCTGGCCACCGGCGGCCAGGACATCCGCTTCGACCGCCGCTGGGTGGAGATGGGCCGCAACTTCGCCAACAAGCTTTGGAACGCCGCCCGCTTCGTCTTCATGAACCGCGAGGGCTTCGAGGCGAAGGCCGACGCGCCCACCCTGGCCGACCGCTGGATGGCAGCGCGGCTGCGTGAGGGCATCCGCAACATCACCCAGCTCTACGACGCCTACGATCTGGCGCTCGCCAGCCGCGAGGTCTATCAGCTGGTCTGGAGCGAGTTCTGCGACTGGTACATCGAGGCCGCCAAACCGGCGCTGCGCTCGGGCAACGCCGCCACGCTGCGGGGACTGGAGACGGCGCTCGAGGCCCTGCTGAAACTCCTCCACCCCTTCATGCCCTTCGTCACCAGCGAGATCTACACCGCGCTGAAGCAGGACCCCGAGGCCGAGCTGGCGCTCGCCGAGTGGCCCGCCGCCGAGGCCTTCGCGGCCGACCCCGAAGCCCTGGCCGCCTTCAAGGTGCTGCAGGACGCGGTCACGGCCACCCGCAGCCTGCGGGCCGAGCTGGGCCTGCCGCCGCAGCAGGAGCTCACCGTCCACGCCGAGGGTCCGGGAGCCGCCGTGCTGCTCGAGAACGCCGACTTCTTCCGCTTCCTCGCCCGCGCCGAAGTGCAGCAGGGCCGGCCGCAGAAGGCCGTCAGCGCCGTCACGCCCCAGGTCACCGTCTGGCTCGAGCTCGAGGGGCTGGTGGACGTCGCGGCCTGGAAGCAGAAGCAGCAGAAGAAGGCCGCCGAACTGGAGCGCCGCATCGCCGGGCTCGAGAAGAAGCTCGCCAACCCCGGGTTCACGGAACGCGCCCCGGCCGAGGTGGTCGAGCGCGAACGGCGCAACCTGGAAGAGGCCCACAACCAGCTGGAACGCATCCGCCAGGTGCTGGCGCGGTTCTAG
- a CDS encoding acyl-CoA carboxylase subunit beta, translating into MLPTALDDEGRASETFRANASAWVDRITAYRETLAELQRGGGERAIQRQHEKGRLTARERIARLVDEGSPFDELMTFAGWGMYEEWGGAPGGGTVTGIGRIHGREWMIIANDATVKAGAFFPITAKKVIRAQTIAFENRIPTVYLVDSAGVFLPLQDEVFPDQDDFGRIFYLNARMSAAGIPQISAIMGNCVAGGAYLPVMTDALVMTEGSGLYLAGPALVKAAIGQEVSSEELGGAKMHAETSGTVDFYEPDDEAALERVRTLAGLYAAPKRARWAQDRKEIREPAYDARDLYGLVHPEGESPYDVREVIARLVDASEFHEYKARWGETLVTGFARIGGFPVGIVANQRLVIKKKGRIEVGGVIYAEAADKAARFILDVNQMRIPLLFLQDVSGFMVGKASEEAGIIRRGAKLVNAVSNSVVPKITVILGGSFGAGNYALAGKAYAPRLLFAWPSAKYAVMGGTQAASTLLQLEVAQLKRKGREPSAEELERLYEEIKSRYDATLDPRYAAARLWVDEIIFPHETRERLIRALEAVSLDDSEAPLQTGVFQV; encoded by the coding sequence ATGCTCCCGACCGCGCTTGACGACGAAGGCAGGGCTTCCGAGACCTTCCGCGCCAACGCCAGCGCCTGGGTGGACCGCATCACCGCCTACCGCGAGACCCTGGCCGAGCTGCAGCGTGGCGGCGGGGAGCGCGCGATCCAGCGCCAGCACGAGAAGGGCCGGCTTACCGCGCGCGAACGCATCGCCCGGCTGGTGGACGAGGGCAGCCCCTTCGACGAACTGATGACCTTTGCCGGCTGGGGGATGTACGAGGAGTGGGGCGGCGCCCCAGGCGGCGGCACCGTGACCGGCATCGGCCGCATTCACGGGCGCGAGTGGATGATCATCGCCAACGACGCCACCGTCAAGGCCGGGGCCTTTTTTCCGATCACCGCCAAGAAGGTGATCCGGGCGCAGACCATCGCCTTCGAGAACCGGATCCCCACCGTCTACCTGGTGGACTCGGCCGGCGTCTTCCTGCCGCTGCAGGACGAGGTGTTTCCCGACCAGGACGACTTCGGCCGCATCTTCTACCTCAACGCCCGCATGAGCGCCGCGGGCATCCCCCAGATCAGCGCCATCATGGGTAACTGCGTGGCCGGCGGCGCCTACCTGCCGGTGATGACCGACGCCCTGGTGATGACCGAGGGCTCCGGCCTCTACCTGGCGGGGCCGGCGCTGGTCAAGGCGGCCATCGGCCAGGAGGTGAGCTCCGAGGAGCTGGGCGGCGCTAAGATGCACGCCGAGACCTCGGGCACGGTAGACTTCTACGAGCCCGACGACGAGGCGGCGCTCGAGCGGGTACGCACCCTCGCCGGCCTTTACGCCGCGCCGAAGCGGGCCCGCTGGGCGCAGGACCGCAAGGAGATCCGGGAGCCGGCCTACGACGCCCGCGACCTCTACGGCCTGGTGCACCCGGAAGGGGAGAGCCCCTACGACGTACGCGAGGTGATCGCCCGGTTGGTGGACGCCTCCGAGTTCCACGAGTACAAGGCACGGTGGGGCGAGACGCTGGTCACCGGCTTCGCCCGCATAGGCGGGTTCCCGGTGGGGATCGTCGCCAACCAGCGGCTCGTCATCAAGAAGAAGGGCCGCATCGAGGTGGGCGGGGTCATCTACGCCGAGGCGGCCGACAAGGCGGCGCGCTTCATCCTCGACGTCAACCAGATGCGCATTCCGCTCCTTTTCCTGCAGGACGTCAGCGGCTTCATGGTGGGCAAGGCCTCGGAGGAGGCGGGGATCATCCGCCGCGGGGCCAAGCTGGTGAACGCGGTCTCCAACTCGGTGGTGCCCAAGATCACGGTGATCCTGGGCGGCTCGTTCGGCGCGGGCAACTACGCGCTGGCGGGCAAGGCCTACGCGCCGCGGCTGCTCTTCGCCTGGCCCAGCGCCAAGTACGCGGTGATGGGCGGCACCCAGGCGGCCAGCACCCTGTTGCAGCTGGAAGTGGCGCAACTCAAGCGCAAGGGCCGGGAGCCGAGCGCCGAGGAGCTGGAGCGGCTCTACGAGGAGATCAAGAGCCGCTACGACGCCACCCTCGACCCCCGCTACGCCGCGGCGCGGCTGTGGGTGGACGAGATCATCTTCCCCCACGAGACCCGCGAACGCCTGATCCGGGCGCTCGAGGCCGTGAGCCTGGACGACTCGGAAGCACCCTTGCAGACGGGCGTCTTCCAGGTGTAG